A stretch of Pogona vitticeps strain Pit_001003342236 chromosome 5, PviZW2.1, whole genome shotgun sequence DNA encodes these proteins:
- the LOC144589491 gene encoding uncharacterized protein LOC144589491 isoform X1, translating into MQLQPEEECSDRNSAIPQEKSLLHNIFQKDTIQYMIKADLQNSTKEFITETCPSKFSISLSIEEWNKIKPEHRTGYRVLKSGWTDTICNKIKKINKFCVITFKYNRVRQSHSRKRNCVYWRARGQCKFRGCTEFNVTLPQKPSKKNCQVLMSVEVNGSINHNRTESFKRHTRGEERDKLKAQLREMRPMLLHTKKMANADTEQLIAGNMDEIKSIDVLQKISSENNLQNRLDTNEYLNCLLVQKKMDEKELNLIATKHAYIQHIGMSPFVIHMYSESQLHMLKDLQAAGQCFLYLDATGSVVMKPKNIQNKFLYYTLCISLTSETRSTIPVAEMLSSDQSTPTIQHWLSCLCRDFFKVCKRKLSPQKVEIDFSWALIHAATQTFNQNNIMDYLKKCLLVCEGKILCNFTILHICAAHMMKLISIKLSKIKASKATKQFFLYSFALLQNAGSLSEIEIQLLRMTYVFTVKKGTNAYKTHIAELNEAINIQKIEVMENITDSTTEDVLDNDPNEEWNIKRGSPFSKKFSKLFTQTKTKANDDDDDDATTTGNLLHCPALITLLQSYTATIPLWSGLMLKNLSLLKTRDTNATVENWFRTTKKVVLNDRLHRRPGDFLQLMYEFLQGRMREVGLQFFKSAQNLENEKYYFDKPQEEHLTQLEKWQKRKKEGKSKQAKYYQPPTPKSTKLLTQSNCPPWSGKGKLGKKTIILRNTCTIDNLLFIIHMAIRNYDWILKELDSLKTEDLSIAIFLKVHQHFLSKDWIKGKIEWLKHLNRFEGRTVWDAYGSEEDFVVCRLNYLLTTTVESICNGPFCPDPVTVRSSNLIEICCEDLRNIQTVLNTWTDGYVGNCKRKRGTISCDGIRKFSRREFRHGFPCILFVTVVKTPTDDPLTCPSSYTALPSIVNVSGKRYKPVAVTYNVGEHFVCFFSLIADDLWHYYDGIKEFKHPGKGIQDATTELTEEVLVPGVTEPTILNDMMAAQKWVEDHKHTFAGQVFIPSLLSMTKSDAEECIKNTRMIRIWIMRWMTIMSILFSLSRREMIWKNFLEQQETNKNYLYTPH; encoded by the exons ATGCAATTACAGCCGGAGGAGGAATGCAGTGATAGAAATAGTGCAATTCCTCAAGAAAAATCATTGTTACACAACATTTTCCAAAAAGACACTATTCAATACATGATTAAAGCTGATCTACAAAATTCTACAAAAGAATTCATTACTGAAACATGTCCATCCAAATTCTCAATTTCTCTATCAATCGAGGAatggaacaaaataaaaccagaacACAGGACGGGTTATCGTGTTCTAAAAAGTGGTTGGACCGACAcaatatgcaataaaataaagaaaattaataaGTTCTGTGTTATAACTTTCAAATACAATCGAGTGCGACAATCTCAttccagaaaaagaaattgtGTATACTGGCGTGCTAGGGGACAGTGCAAGTTTCGTGGATGTACGGAGTTCAATGTTACACTACCCCAAAAACCtagtaaaaaaaattgtcaagtgtTAATGTCAGTAGAGGTTAATGGTTCAATAAATCATAATCGAACTGAATCATTCAAAAGGCATACACGTGGGGAAGAGAGGGATAAACTGAAAGCACAGCTAAGAGAAATGAGACCAATGTTACTGCACACCAAGAAGATGGCTAATGCTGATACTGAACAGTTAATTGCAGGAAACATGGATGAAATCAAATCAATTGATGTGCTTCAGAAAATATCAAGtgaaaacaaccttcagaataggCTTGACACAAATGAATACTTGAATTGTTtgttagtccaaaaaaaaatggatgaaaaagaattaaatctgATTGCCACAAAGCATGCTTACATACAGCACATAGGCATGAGCCCGTTTGTTATCCATATGTATTCTGAATCACAGTTGCATATGTTGAAGGATTTGCAGGCTGCAGGTCAATGTTTCCTATATCTAGATGCAACTGGCTCTGTAGTAATGAAaccaaaaaacatacaaaataaattttTATATTATACACTTTGTATTTCGTTGACCAGTGAAACAAGGTCCACCATCCCTGTGGCAGAAATGTTGTCCTCCGATCAAAGCACACCAACTATTCAACATTGGCTATCTTGTTTATGTCGAGACTTTTTTAAAGTATGCAAAAGAAAGCTTAGTCCACAAAAGGTTGAGATAGATTTTAGCTGGGCTCTGATTCATGCAGCAACACAGACTTTCAATCAGAATAACATCATGGACTATCTAAAGAAATGTCTTCTTGTTTGTGAAGGAAAAATATTGTGCAATTTTACAATTCTGCATATATGTGCTGCACATATGATGAAACTTATCAGCATCAAGCTCTCAAAAATTAAGGCAAGCAAAGctacaaaacaattttttctttacTCATTTGCATTACTACAGAATGCAGGTAGTCTCAGTGAAATTGAAATTCAACTATTACGCATGACATATGTTTTCACAGTGAAAAAAGGAACTAATGCCTACAAGACACACATTGCAGAATTGAATGAGGCAATCAACATTCAGAAAATAGAAGTGATGGAAAACATTACAGATAGTACAACTGAAGATGTATTGGATAATGACCCCAATGAAGAATGGAACATCAAGAGGGGTTCcccattttcaaagaaattttcTAAATTgttcacacaaacaaaaacaaaagcaaatgatgatgatgatgatgatgcaacaaCAACTGGTAATTTACTACACTGTCCCGCATTAATAACTCTGCTTCAGTCATACACTGCAACCATCCCATTATGGAGTGGATTAATGTTGAAAAATCTCAGTCTTCTCAAAACCCGGGACACTAATGCAACAGTTGAAAATTGGTTTAGGACTACAAAGAAGGTCGTTTTAAATGATAGACTTCATCGAAGGCCAGGAGATTTTCTACAATTAATGTATGAGTTTTTGCAGGGAAGAATGAGAGAAGTTGGTTTACAGTTTTTCAAATCTGCACAAAACTTAGAGAATGAAAAATATTACTTTGATAAACCTCAAGAGGAACATCTTACTCAGTTAGAAaagtggcagaaaagaaaaaaggaaggtaaAAGTAAACAGGCCAAATACTACCAGCCACCCACACCAAAATCTACAAAACTGTTGACTCAGTCAAATTGTCCACCTTGGTCTGGGAAAGGAAAACTTGGGAAAAAGACTATTATCCTACGCAACACATGTACTATTGACAATTTGCTATTTATAATTCATATGGCAATAAGAAATTATGATTGGATCTTAAAAGAACTAGATAGTCTGAAAACAGAGGATTTAAGTATCGCAATCTTTCTAAAAGTCCATCAGCATTTTCTGAGCAAAGATTGGATAAAAGGAAAAATTGAATGGTTAAAGCACCTAAATAGATTTGAAGGCCGAACTGTGTGGGATGCATATGGAAGTGAAGAAGATTTTGTTGTATGTCGTCTAAATTATCTGCTTACAACCACAGTTGAGTCTATCTGCAATGGTCCTTTTTGCCCTGATCCAGTTACCGTAAGATCCTCCAATCTGATTGAAATTTG TTGTGAAGACCTTCGGAACATCCAGACTGTACTTAACACTTGGACAGATGGATATGTAGGAAATTGCAAAAGAAAAcg CGGAACAATTTCTTGTGATGGCATAAGAAAGTTTTCAAGAAGAGAATTCAGACATGGTTTTCCTTGCATATTGTTTGTTACTGTTGTGAAAACACCAACAGATGATCCTTTGACGTGTCCCTCAAGCTATACTGCACTTCCATCTATTGTTAACGTTTCCGGAAAAAG GTACAAACCAGTAGCAGTAACCTACAATGTAGGAGaacattttgtttgcttcttcagCCTAATAGCTGATGATTTATGGCACTACTATGATGGGATAAAAGAATTTAAACATCCTGGAAAAGGAATTCAAGATGCCACTACAGAGCTTACAGAAGAAGTTCTTGTACCAGGAGTCACT GAACCTACAATACTAAATGACATGATGGCTGCACAGAAATGGGTGGAAGACCATAAACATACTTTTGCAGGTCAAGTTTTTATACCATCACTACTATCAATGACAAAATCCGACGCcgaagaatgcattaaaaataccAGAATGATCAGAATTTGGATAATGAGATGGATGACTATCATGagcattttgttttcactttcacGGAGAGAAATGATATGGAAAAATTTCTTAGAGCAACAAGAGACAAACAAAAACTACTTGTACACACCACATTAA
- the LOC144589491 gene encoding uncharacterized protein LOC144589491 isoform X2: protein MQLQPEEECSDRNSAIPQEKSLLHNIFQKDTIQYMIKADLQNSTKEFITETCPSKFSISLSIEEWNKIKPEHRTGYRVLKSGWTDTICNKIKKINKFCVITFKYNRVRQSHSRKRNCVYWRARGQCKFRGCTEFNVTLPQKPSKKNCQVLMSVEVNGSINHNRTESFKRHTRGEERDKLKAQLREMRPMLLHTKKMANADTEQLIAGNMDEIKSIDVLQKISSENNLQNRLDTNEYLNCLLVQKKMDEKELNLIATKHAYIQHIGMSPFVIHMYSESQLHMLKDLQAAGQCFLYLDATGSVVMKPKNIQNKFLYYTLCISLTSETRSTIPVAEMLSSDQSTPTIQHWLSCLCRDFFKVCKRKLSPQKVEIDFSWALIHAATQTFNQNNIMDYLKKCLLVCEGKILCNFTILHICAAHMMKLISIKLSKIKASKATKQFFLYSFALLQNAGSLSEIEIQLLRMTYVFTVKKGTNAYKTHIAELNEAINIQKIEVMENITDSTTEDVLDNDPNEEWNIKRGSPFSKKFSKLFTQTKTKANDDDDDDATTTGNLLHCPALITLLQSYTATIPLWSGLMLKNLSLLKTRDTNATVENWFRTTKKVVLNDRLHRRPGDFLQLMYEFLQGRMREVGLQFFKSAQNLENEKYYFDKPQEEHLTQLEKWQKRKKEGKSKQAKYYQPPTPKSTKLLTQSNCPPWSGKGKLGKKTIILRNTCTIDNLLFIIHMAIRNYDWILKELDSLKTEDLSIAIFLKVHQHFLSKDWIKGKIEWLKHLNRFEGRTVWDAYGSEEDFVVCRLNYLLTTTVESICNGPFCPDPVTVRSSNLIEICCEDLRNIQTVLNTWTDGYVGNCKRKRGTISCDGIRKFSRREFRHGFPCILFVTVVKTPTDDPLTCPSSYTALPSIVNVSGKRYKPVAVTYNVGEHFVCFFSLIADDLWHYYDGIKEFKHPGKGIQDATTELTEEVLVPGVTVGHVIMICLKDS from the exons ATGCAATTACAGCCGGAGGAGGAATGCAGTGATAGAAATAGTGCAATTCCTCAAGAAAAATCATTGTTACACAACATTTTCCAAAAAGACACTATTCAATACATGATTAAAGCTGATCTACAAAATTCTACAAAAGAATTCATTACTGAAACATGTCCATCCAAATTCTCAATTTCTCTATCAATCGAGGAatggaacaaaataaaaccagaacACAGGACGGGTTATCGTGTTCTAAAAAGTGGTTGGACCGACAcaatatgcaataaaataaagaaaattaataaGTTCTGTGTTATAACTTTCAAATACAATCGAGTGCGACAATCTCAttccagaaaaagaaattgtGTATACTGGCGTGCTAGGGGACAGTGCAAGTTTCGTGGATGTACGGAGTTCAATGTTACACTACCCCAAAAACCtagtaaaaaaaattgtcaagtgtTAATGTCAGTAGAGGTTAATGGTTCAATAAATCATAATCGAACTGAATCATTCAAAAGGCATACACGTGGGGAAGAGAGGGATAAACTGAAAGCACAGCTAAGAGAAATGAGACCAATGTTACTGCACACCAAGAAGATGGCTAATGCTGATACTGAACAGTTAATTGCAGGAAACATGGATGAAATCAAATCAATTGATGTGCTTCAGAAAATATCAAGtgaaaacaaccttcagaataggCTTGACACAAATGAATACTTGAATTGTTtgttagtccaaaaaaaaatggatgaaaaagaattaaatctgATTGCCACAAAGCATGCTTACATACAGCACATAGGCATGAGCCCGTTTGTTATCCATATGTATTCTGAATCACAGTTGCATATGTTGAAGGATTTGCAGGCTGCAGGTCAATGTTTCCTATATCTAGATGCAACTGGCTCTGTAGTAATGAAaccaaaaaacatacaaaataaattttTATATTATACACTTTGTATTTCGTTGACCAGTGAAACAAGGTCCACCATCCCTGTGGCAGAAATGTTGTCCTCCGATCAAAGCACACCAACTATTCAACATTGGCTATCTTGTTTATGTCGAGACTTTTTTAAAGTATGCAAAAGAAAGCTTAGTCCACAAAAGGTTGAGATAGATTTTAGCTGGGCTCTGATTCATGCAGCAACACAGACTTTCAATCAGAATAACATCATGGACTATCTAAAGAAATGTCTTCTTGTTTGTGAAGGAAAAATATTGTGCAATTTTACAATTCTGCATATATGTGCTGCACATATGATGAAACTTATCAGCATCAAGCTCTCAAAAATTAAGGCAAGCAAAGctacaaaacaattttttctttacTCATTTGCATTACTACAGAATGCAGGTAGTCTCAGTGAAATTGAAATTCAACTATTACGCATGACATATGTTTTCACAGTGAAAAAAGGAACTAATGCCTACAAGACACACATTGCAGAATTGAATGAGGCAATCAACATTCAGAAAATAGAAGTGATGGAAAACATTACAGATAGTACAACTGAAGATGTATTGGATAATGACCCCAATGAAGAATGGAACATCAAGAGGGGTTCcccattttcaaagaaattttcTAAATTgttcacacaaacaaaaacaaaagcaaatgatgatgatgatgatgatgcaacaaCAACTGGTAATTTACTACACTGTCCCGCATTAATAACTCTGCTTCAGTCATACACTGCAACCATCCCATTATGGAGTGGATTAATGTTGAAAAATCTCAGTCTTCTCAAAACCCGGGACACTAATGCAACAGTTGAAAATTGGTTTAGGACTACAAAGAAGGTCGTTTTAAATGATAGACTTCATCGAAGGCCAGGAGATTTTCTACAATTAATGTATGAGTTTTTGCAGGGAAGAATGAGAGAAGTTGGTTTACAGTTTTTCAAATCTGCACAAAACTTAGAGAATGAAAAATATTACTTTGATAAACCTCAAGAGGAACATCTTACTCAGTTAGAAaagtggcagaaaagaaaaaaggaaggtaaAAGTAAACAGGCCAAATACTACCAGCCACCCACACCAAAATCTACAAAACTGTTGACTCAGTCAAATTGTCCACCTTGGTCTGGGAAAGGAAAACTTGGGAAAAAGACTATTATCCTACGCAACACATGTACTATTGACAATTTGCTATTTATAATTCATATGGCAATAAGAAATTATGATTGGATCTTAAAAGAACTAGATAGTCTGAAAACAGAGGATTTAAGTATCGCAATCTTTCTAAAAGTCCATCAGCATTTTCTGAGCAAAGATTGGATAAAAGGAAAAATTGAATGGTTAAAGCACCTAAATAGATTTGAAGGCCGAACTGTGTGGGATGCATATGGAAGTGAAGAAGATTTTGTTGTATGTCGTCTAAATTATCTGCTTACAACCACAGTTGAGTCTATCTGCAATGGTCCTTTTTGCCCTGATCCAGTTACCGTAAGATCCTCCAATCTGATTGAAATTTG TTGTGAAGACCTTCGGAACATCCAGACTGTACTTAACACTTGGACAGATGGATATGTAGGAAATTGCAAAAGAAAAcg CGGAACAATTTCTTGTGATGGCATAAGAAAGTTTTCAAGAAGAGAATTCAGACATGGTTTTCCTTGCATATTGTTTGTTACTGTTGTGAAAACACCAACAGATGATCCTTTGACGTGTCCCTCAAGCTATACTGCACTTCCATCTATTGTTAACGTTTCCGGAAAAAG GTACAAACCAGTAGCAGTAACCTACAATGTAGGAGaacattttgtttgcttcttcagCCTAATAGCTGATGATTTATGGCACTACTATGATGGGATAAAAGAATTTAAACATCCTGGAAAAGGAATTCAAGATGCCACTACAGAGCTTACAGAAGAAGTTCTTGTACCAGGAGTCACTGTAGGTCATGTAATCATGATTTGTCTCAAGGATTCTTAA
- the LOC144589491 gene encoding uncharacterized protein LOC144589491 isoform X3 translates to MQLQPEEECSDRNSAIPQEKSLLHNIFQKDTIQYMIKADLQNSTKEFITETCPSKFSISLSIEEWNKIKPEHRTGYRVLKSGWTDTICNKIKKINKFCVITFKYNRVRQSHSRKRNCVYWRARGQCKFRGCTEFNVTLPQKPSKKNCQVLMSVEVNGSINHNRTESFKRHTRGEERDKLKAQLREMRPMLLHTKKMANADTEQLIAGNMDEIKSIDVLQKISSENNLQNRLDTNEYLNCLLVQKKMDEKELNLIATKHAYIQHIGMSPFVIHMYSESQLHMLKDLQAAGQCFLYLDATGSVVMKPKNIQNKFLYYTLCISLTSETRSTIPVAEMLSSDQSTPTIQHWLSCLCRDFFKVCKRKLSPQKVEIDFSWALIHAATQTFNQNNIMDYLKKCLLVCEGKILCNFTILHICAAHMMKLISIKLSKIKASKATKQFFLYSFALLQNAGSLSEIEIQLLRMTYVFTVKKGTNAYKTHIAELNEAINIQKIEVMENITDSTTEDVLDNDPNEEWNIKRGSPFSKKFSKLFTQTKTKANDDDDDDATTTGNLLHCPALITLLQSYTATIPLWSGLMLKNLSLLKTRDTNATVENWFRTTKKVVLNDRLHRRPGDFLQLMYEFLQGRMREVGLQFFKSAQNLENEKYYFDKPQEEHLTQLEKWQKRKKEGKSKQAKYYQPPTPKSTKLLTQSNCPPWSGKGKLGKKTIILRNTCTIDNLLFIIHMAIRNYDWILKELDSLKTEDLSIAIFLKVHQHFLSKDWIKGKIEWLKHLNRFEGRTVWDAYGSEEDFVVCRLNYLLTTTVESICNGPFCPDPVTVRSSNLIEICCEDLRNIQTVLNTWTDGYVGNCKRKRGTISCDGIRKFSRREFRHGFPCILFVTVVKTPTDDPLTCPSSYTALPSIVNVSGKR, encoded by the exons ATGCAATTACAGCCGGAGGAGGAATGCAGTGATAGAAATAGTGCAATTCCTCAAGAAAAATCATTGTTACACAACATTTTCCAAAAAGACACTATTCAATACATGATTAAAGCTGATCTACAAAATTCTACAAAAGAATTCATTACTGAAACATGTCCATCCAAATTCTCAATTTCTCTATCAATCGAGGAatggaacaaaataaaaccagaacACAGGACGGGTTATCGTGTTCTAAAAAGTGGTTGGACCGACAcaatatgcaataaaataaagaaaattaataaGTTCTGTGTTATAACTTTCAAATACAATCGAGTGCGACAATCTCAttccagaaaaagaaattgtGTATACTGGCGTGCTAGGGGACAGTGCAAGTTTCGTGGATGTACGGAGTTCAATGTTACACTACCCCAAAAACCtagtaaaaaaaattgtcaagtgtTAATGTCAGTAGAGGTTAATGGTTCAATAAATCATAATCGAACTGAATCATTCAAAAGGCATACACGTGGGGAAGAGAGGGATAAACTGAAAGCACAGCTAAGAGAAATGAGACCAATGTTACTGCACACCAAGAAGATGGCTAATGCTGATACTGAACAGTTAATTGCAGGAAACATGGATGAAATCAAATCAATTGATGTGCTTCAGAAAATATCAAGtgaaaacaaccttcagaataggCTTGACACAAATGAATACTTGAATTGTTtgttagtccaaaaaaaaatggatgaaaaagaattaaatctgATTGCCACAAAGCATGCTTACATACAGCACATAGGCATGAGCCCGTTTGTTATCCATATGTATTCTGAATCACAGTTGCATATGTTGAAGGATTTGCAGGCTGCAGGTCAATGTTTCCTATATCTAGATGCAACTGGCTCTGTAGTAATGAAaccaaaaaacatacaaaataaattttTATATTATACACTTTGTATTTCGTTGACCAGTGAAACAAGGTCCACCATCCCTGTGGCAGAAATGTTGTCCTCCGATCAAAGCACACCAACTATTCAACATTGGCTATCTTGTTTATGTCGAGACTTTTTTAAAGTATGCAAAAGAAAGCTTAGTCCACAAAAGGTTGAGATAGATTTTAGCTGGGCTCTGATTCATGCAGCAACACAGACTTTCAATCAGAATAACATCATGGACTATCTAAAGAAATGTCTTCTTGTTTGTGAAGGAAAAATATTGTGCAATTTTACAATTCTGCATATATGTGCTGCACATATGATGAAACTTATCAGCATCAAGCTCTCAAAAATTAAGGCAAGCAAAGctacaaaacaattttttctttacTCATTTGCATTACTACAGAATGCAGGTAGTCTCAGTGAAATTGAAATTCAACTATTACGCATGACATATGTTTTCACAGTGAAAAAAGGAACTAATGCCTACAAGACACACATTGCAGAATTGAATGAGGCAATCAACATTCAGAAAATAGAAGTGATGGAAAACATTACAGATAGTACAACTGAAGATGTATTGGATAATGACCCCAATGAAGAATGGAACATCAAGAGGGGTTCcccattttcaaagaaattttcTAAATTgttcacacaaacaaaaacaaaagcaaatgatgatgatgatgatgatgcaacaaCAACTGGTAATTTACTACACTGTCCCGCATTAATAACTCTGCTTCAGTCATACACTGCAACCATCCCATTATGGAGTGGATTAATGTTGAAAAATCTCAGTCTTCTCAAAACCCGGGACACTAATGCAACAGTTGAAAATTGGTTTAGGACTACAAAGAAGGTCGTTTTAAATGATAGACTTCATCGAAGGCCAGGAGATTTTCTACAATTAATGTATGAGTTTTTGCAGGGAAGAATGAGAGAAGTTGGTTTACAGTTTTTCAAATCTGCACAAAACTTAGAGAATGAAAAATATTACTTTGATAAACCTCAAGAGGAACATCTTACTCAGTTAGAAaagtggcagaaaagaaaaaaggaaggtaaAAGTAAACAGGCCAAATACTACCAGCCACCCACACCAAAATCTACAAAACTGTTGACTCAGTCAAATTGTCCACCTTGGTCTGGGAAAGGAAAACTTGGGAAAAAGACTATTATCCTACGCAACACATGTACTATTGACAATTTGCTATTTATAATTCATATGGCAATAAGAAATTATGATTGGATCTTAAAAGAACTAGATAGTCTGAAAACAGAGGATTTAAGTATCGCAATCTTTCTAAAAGTCCATCAGCATTTTCTGAGCAAAGATTGGATAAAAGGAAAAATTGAATGGTTAAAGCACCTAAATAGATTTGAAGGCCGAACTGTGTGGGATGCATATGGAAGTGAAGAAGATTTTGTTGTATGTCGTCTAAATTATCTGCTTACAACCACAGTTGAGTCTATCTGCAATGGTCCTTTTTGCCCTGATCCAGTTACCGTAAGATCCTCCAATCTGATTGAAATTTG TTGTGAAGACCTTCGGAACATCCAGACTGTACTTAACACTTGGACAGATGGATATGTAGGAAATTGCAAAAGAAAAcg CGGAACAATTTCTTGTGATGGCATAAGAAAGTTTTCAAGAAGAGAATTCAGACATGGTTTTCCTTGCATATTGTTTGTTACTGTTGTGAAAACACCAACAGATGATCCTTTGACGTGTCCCTCAAGCTATACTGCACTTCCATCTATTGTTAACGTTTCCGGAAAAAG ATAA